A single region of the Changchengzhania lutea genome encodes:
- a CDS encoding N-acetylmuramoyl-L-alanine amidase family protein: protein MKTLNQITLLLFCLGFLNGSYSQKDVDKKTNPIVIIDPGHGGKDVGAITKIGTKEKDIVMGIASKIVVLNEKLFENPLVLFLTRYTDTLISLGDRTQLAKKLKADIFISIHCNQALNRTASGTEVFIHPKSEVQASASAYLGFTIQKGLADVLGINNRGIKYGNFQVLRDNHNSNAAILLELGFLSQTDEAYYLSKEESQYAIALNILQSIIKFLGL, encoded by the coding sequence ATGAAAACATTAAATCAAATTACGTTGCTACTATTTTGTCTAGGATTTTTAAATGGGTCTTATTCACAAAAAGATGTAGATAAAAAGACGAATCCAATTGTAATTATAGACCCAGGACATGGTGGGAAAGATGTTGGTGCAATTACCAAAATTGGAACAAAAGAAAAAGATATTGTTATGGGCATCGCCTCAAAAATTGTGGTACTTAATGAAAAGCTGTTTGAAAATCCTTTGGTATTATTTCTCACGCGATATACAGATACATTAATATCGCTTGGCGATAGAACACAACTAGCCAAAAAACTGAAAGCTGATATATTTATTTCAATCCATTGTAATCAAGCTTTAAATCGAACAGCTTCAGGAACAGAAGTTTTTATTCATCCTAAAAGCGAAGTACAAGCGTCAGCATCTGCTTATTTGGGATTTACTATTCAAAAAGGATTGGCAGATGTTTTGGGTATTAATAATCGAGGTATAAAATATGGTAATTTTCAAGTGCTGCGAGATAACCATAATAGTAACGCAGCCATACTGTTAGAGCTTGGTTTTTTATCTCAAACTGATGAGGCATATTATTTGAGCAAAGAGGAATCTCAATATGCCATAGCTTTAAATATACTTCAATCTATTATTAAATTTTTAGGATTATGA
- a CDS encoding TraG family conjugative transposon ATPase → MNKINISAYQPIVDIQDHIVFANNGNVVLCYEGNLPEIYSLSEKDFEDMHGAWFQALKSLPIGTVVHKQDIYLKKSYTSEKLPNTTFLEKATHEHFKGRGHIEHKCYLFFILTKNKALNNPKYVNPFRKISKGIVQELDDNIKSFANSVSDSASFINNSRKMAFTPLKSEDIQQLTSNYFNGFNEGFDTDILLEKKSVNIGENHFDALAINSELCFGESVQSSKTNEKFTSDDFVFHQGFIDGLGLTLNENHIVNQILYLDDKQKWRKLLDKKIEELNKSSNFGSQNKVVLGKIQHILDQINADDNSRIIRGHLNIVYWSKDAKELDKITSKIKTEFKELDIAPYYPRGEERKNYILNSYCCFSSNFSSNDLYVTDLKHALCLFINNTNYKSDKTGIIFNDREHNIPVLKDVWDEKKKRIKARNFAIFAPTGEGKSFLANNILRQYFESGVRLVIIDLGGSYTKFAKLYPEKYTVLRYESGKNLGINPFYISNKNDLTPERLEDLSVFLFELFASDMKVTKTQSVSVKKILRHYYDSTSGNHSLEGYYNFIERHQEDLLSTLKIHPDYFNVTSFLHVMSEYVGDGLYSFLFEVSEDQTYKIEDKRLIVFELDEVKDNKEILSVMLKLIKSAIQRTIWKNRAEKGIILFDEFAKQLKFENVLESVEFYYQAIRKQNGAIGIILQSINQLPNNSTSASILENTQVIYSLNNEKGYDELVKRLNLSSHDLNQLKSIKNNLSGPRKYTEMFIKIGKESNIFRLEVPKEVYAAYLTDGQENEAIMAIYEKSQNMELAIKEFTSKT, encoded by the coding sequence ATGAACAAGATTAATATTTCGGCATATCAACCCATTGTAGATATTCAAGACCATATCGTATTTGCCAACAATGGCAATGTGGTTTTATGCTATGAAGGAAATCTGCCAGAAATCTATTCACTATCCGAAAAGGATTTTGAGGATATGCATGGCGCATGGTTTCAAGCTCTGAAATCATTACCAATTGGAACTGTGGTCCACAAACAGGACATCTACCTTAAAAAATCATATACTTCAGAAAAACTTCCAAACACCACCTTTCTGGAAAAAGCCACTCACGAACATTTTAAAGGTCGTGGACATATTGAGCACAAATGTTATTTGTTCTTTATTCTGACTAAAAACAAAGCACTCAACAACCCAAAATACGTCAATCCCTTCAGAAAAATTTCAAAGGGAATTGTACAAGAATTGGATGATAACATTAAGAGTTTCGCCAACTCTGTAAGTGATTCGGCCTCCTTTATCAACAATAGCCGAAAAATGGCATTTACACCTCTTAAATCGGAAGATATTCAGCAACTGACAAGTAACTATTTTAATGGTTTCAACGAAGGATTTGACACCGATATTTTATTGGAAAAGAAAAGTGTCAATATCGGCGAAAACCATTTTGATGCGCTCGCCATCAATAGCGAATTATGTTTTGGCGAAAGCGTACAAAGCAGCAAAACCAATGAGAAATTCACTTCGGACGATTTTGTGTTTCATCAAGGGTTTATTGATGGTCTAGGACTTACACTAAATGAAAACCATATCGTTAACCAGATTCTTTATTTGGATGACAAACAAAAGTGGCGCAAGCTATTGGATAAGAAAATAGAGGAACTCAATAAGAGTTCCAATTTTGGTTCACAGAACAAAGTAGTTCTTGGGAAAATCCAGCACATTTTGGACCAAATAAATGCAGATGACAATTCACGTATTATACGTGGTCATCTCAATATTGTGTATTGGTCGAAAGATGCTAAAGAGCTCGACAAAATAACTTCGAAAATTAAAACCGAATTCAAGGAATTGGATATCGCCCCTTACTATCCCAGAGGCGAAGAACGCAAAAATTATATCCTGAATAGTTACTGTTGCTTTTCTTCAAATTTCTCGAGCAATGATTTATACGTGACCGATTTAAAACATGCACTTTGTCTGTTCATTAATAACACCAATTACAAATCGGATAAAACAGGCATCATCTTTAATGATAGAGAACATAATATTCCGGTATTAAAAGATGTTTGGGATGAAAAAAAGAAACGAATCAAGGCTCGAAACTTTGCCATTTTTGCACCTACTGGCGAAGGCAAATCGTTCTTGGCCAACAACATTTTGCGTCAATATTTTGAAAGTGGTGTAAGATTGGTCATCATAGATTTAGGTGGTTCTTATACCAAATTTGCCAAACTCTATCCTGAAAAATATACTGTATTACGATACGAAAGCGGAAAGAACTTAGGCATCAATCCCTTTTACATCAGCAATAAAAATGACCTGACACCAGAACGACTTGAAGATTTATCAGTCTTCTTATTTGAATTGTTTGCTTCAGATATGAAAGTGACCAAAACACAATCGGTTTCCGTTAAAAAGATATTGCGCCATTATTATGATAGCACTTCAGGAAATCATTCATTGGAAGGCTATTACAACTTTATAGAAAGGCATCAGGAAGATCTTCTGAGCACCTTAAAAATCCATCCCGACTACTTTAATGTTACAAGCTTCTTGCACGTCATGTCTGAGTACGTTGGCGATGGTCTATATAGCTTTCTATTTGAAGTTAGCGAAGACCAGACCTACAAAATTGAGGATAAACGCTTGATTGTTTTTGAACTGGATGAAGTGAAGGACAATAAGGAAATCCTGTCCGTAATGTTGAAGTTGATTAAGTCTGCCATCCAAAGAACCATTTGGAAAAATAGGGCTGAAAAAGGCATCATCTTATTCGATGAATTTGCCAAACAACTGAAGTTTGAAAATGTACTGGAAAGTGTAGAATTCTATTATCAGGCCATACGTAAACAGAATGGTGCGATTGGTATTATTCTGCAATCCATCAATCAATTGCCTAATAATTCAACTTCAGCCAGCATTTTAGAAAACACACAAGTTATCTACAGTCTGAATAATGAAAAAGGTTATGACGAACTGGTTAAAAGACTCAACCTATCTAGTCACGACTTAAACCAGTTAAAATCCATAAAAAACAATCTTTCTGGTCCACGGAAGTACACCGAAATGTTTATCAAAATCGGAAAGGAAAGTAACATTTTTAGGCTCGAAGTACCAAAGGAAGTGTATGCAGCTTACTTAACTGATGGACAAGAAAACGAGGCCATAATGGCCATTTATGAAAAAAGCCAAAATATGGAATTGGCTATAAAAGAATTCACATCTAAAACATAA
- a CDS encoding conjugal transfer protein, giving the protein MKFSKKIQVQVSNRFAVSKTKIKTFTVGFIFAIAFLLPGGATAQGMPTYDNTNFISLVKQLVESGKQTAQMIKSVQFLKDAKESIEKVSSVVQQLRAVEEIAQNNQRLIQVMQNDLQDILNSPYIKPEEVTRVAESFDAIVQNSLDTVDFIDEILSSDYLKMTDAERAEILKQKELESKQMVSNITTKTKRYRDIISFRKMQDKVNNRETNY; this is encoded by the coding sequence ATGAAATTTTCAAAAAAAATTCAAGTACAGGTCAGCAATAGATTTGCTGTGAGTAAAACAAAAATCAAAACATTCACTGTAGGGTTCATCTTTGCTATTGCCTTTTTATTGCCTGGCGGTGCTACCGCCCAAGGAATGCCCACTTATGACAATACCAATTTTATCAGTTTGGTAAAACAACTTGTGGAATCTGGGAAACAGACCGCTCAAATGATTAAGTCTGTACAATTCTTGAAGGATGCCAAGGAAAGCATTGAGAAAGTATCAAGTGTGGTGCAACAACTCAGAGCGGTTGAGGAAATTGCACAAAACAATCAACGTCTTATTCAGGTCATGCAAAATGATTTACAGGATATTCTGAACTCGCCTTATATCAAACCAGAAGAAGTTACCAGAGTTGCGGAATCCTTTGATGCCATAGTGCAAAACTCTTTAGACACGGTAGATTTTATTGATGAAATCCTATCTAGCGATTACCTAAAAATGACCGATGCCGAACGTGCCGAAATTCTAAAACAAAAAGAGCTGGAATCAAAACAAATGGTTTCCAACATTACTACGAAAACGAAACGGTATAGGGACATTATCTCCTTCAGAAAAATGCAGGATAAAGTTAATAACCGCGAAACAAACTATTAG
- a CDS encoding conjugal transfer protein TraK, with protein MKTPYKNIYNVLKINRFIVLAVVVCALLSSSFSVWMAFTTNKNAMNSAFAINTDGSIIPLKLVSQKENFKVEALAHLELFHNYFYNIDASNYEKNLKKALWLGNSSVDNLYRQKKADGVYNRLLQYSLVQKVLSIDSKISENNGSYDFTTTTIFEINRGSIIDTYELVSTGSLIMVDRNFPNNPHGLLITNYFESTLKKLNDEN; from the coding sequence ATGAAAACACCATACAAGAATATTTATAACGTCTTAAAAATCAATCGATTCATCGTTTTGGCAGTCGTTGTTTGCGCTTTGCTATCCAGTAGCTTTTCAGTTTGGATGGCATTTACTACCAACAAAAATGCGATGAATAGCGCTTTTGCCATTAATACTGATGGTAGTATCATTCCTCTGAAGCTCGTGAGCCAAAAAGAAAATTTTAAAGTTGAAGCTCTGGCACATTTAGAATTGTTTCACAACTACTTCTACAACATCGATGCAAGCAACTATGAAAAGAATTTAAAAAAGGCGCTTTGGTTGGGAAATAGTTCCGTGGATAATCTATATCGCCAGAAAAAAGCTGATGGCGTCTATAATCGGTTATTGCAATATTCCTTAGTTCAAAAAGTACTGAGCATCGATTCGAAAATAAGTGAAAACAATGGCTCGTATGATTTTACCACAACAACCATTTTTGAAATCAATCGAGGTTCTATAATTGACACGTATGAATTGGTTTCCACAGGAAGCCTAATTATGGTTGACCGAAACTTCCCCAACAATCCGCACGGACTTTTGATTACCAATTATTTCGAAAGCACTTTAAAAAAACTGAACGATGAAAATTGA
- the traM gene encoding conjugative transposon protein TraM codes for MKVQKNKIVFVAVLSIVFIFLISYSVMVMGDDDNENDNLEQTLIPDLEENQKEYDSKLDALNDLKEVRENNAPSIYDEKLIDSLGYYDPHLPEREKKRIVDSIYNAGKIQYSEKRYENFGQKKIEKKQPVKIDSAEILRKLKIQAKELGLEHQLFFAAAPKPNALSIIGNTDATIYVIVDGDQIVKANTRLRMRLTKAATINNKQIPKNTLLFGFISFQPNRALIEIDNINHHPTKLKAFDLQDGSEGIYVENNFRAEATNEVLDDVIGDINIPTVPQVGGITKVLRRSNRNVKVTVLNNYKLILKPKL; via the coding sequence ATGAAAGTACAAAAGAACAAAATAGTATTTGTAGCAGTATTGTCCATAGTTTTCATATTCCTGATTTCCTATTCCGTGATGGTAATGGGTGATGATGACAATGAAAATGACAACCTTGAACAGACCTTGATACCAGATTTGGAAGAAAATCAAAAAGAGTACGATTCCAAACTGGATGCTCTTAATGATTTGAAAGAAGTGCGTGAAAACAATGCACCTAGTATCTATGATGAAAAATTAATTGATTCCTTAGGTTATTACGATCCACATCTGCCAGAACGTGAAAAGAAACGTATAGTAGATAGTATTTATAATGCAGGCAAAATTCAATATTCCGAAAAAAGATATGAAAACTTCGGACAAAAGAAAATCGAGAAAAAGCAACCTGTAAAAATTGATTCAGCCGAAATCCTGAGAAAACTAAAGATTCAAGCCAAAGAATTAGGTCTGGAACATCAACTGTTTTTTGCTGCTGCACCCAAACCCAATGCCCTTTCAATTATCGGTAATACGGATGCAACAATTTACGTGATTGTTGATGGCGACCAAATTGTAAAAGCAAATACCAGGTTGAGAATGCGACTTACTAAAGCTGCAACAATCAATAATAAACAAATACCTAAGAACACACTTTTATTTGGGTTTATCAGCTTTCAGCCTAATCGCGCTTTAATTGAAATTGATAATATCAATCATCATCCCACAAAACTAAAAGCTTTCGATTTGCAGGACGGTAGTGAAGGTATTTATGTAGAAAACAACTTTAGAGCTGAAGCCACAAATGAAGTTCTGGACGATGTTATAGGCGATATCAATATCCCAACTGTTCCGCAGGTAGGCGGAATCACAAAAGTACTTAGACGCAGTAATCGAAACGTGAAGGTTACCGTATTGAACAACTACAAACTTATTCTAAAACCAAAATTATAA
- a CDS encoding DUF4138 domain-containing protein — MKKYISILTLIIVSASMNAQKPNILDTIYANDIKNVALFFPEPIRQGITGSENFVFTYNREKEQYFGLLQAKQGKESNLLVINRNGSIFSYIIRYKAKLSKLNYFIPMTSSIGNEKPKVKDLIQGKTSEKGIDNSRFYYQKFCSYLLYRKQHIGRNTKRNNGVILRLENIVFDKEELYFVIQIRNNSTLDYDLNFLNLSIETRQKGKKKSLQRLYQEPIYKHHLPSKIAEGKMTRFVYVLPKFSLSNDRRVILELNEKDGERNIDMKISHRYINNPN, encoded by the coding sequence ATGAAAAAGTATATCAGCATTTTGACTCTAATTATTGTTTCCGCTTCTATGAATGCGCAAAAACCAAACATCCTTGACACCATTTATGCAAACGACATCAAAAATGTGGCACTCTTTTTCCCGGAGCCCATACGACAAGGTATAACTGGTTCAGAAAATTTTGTATTCACTTACAATCGTGAAAAAGAGCAATATTTTGGTTTACTTCAAGCCAAACAAGGAAAAGAAAGTAATCTGTTGGTAATCAATAGAAATGGTTCAATTTTTTCGTATATCATAAGGTATAAAGCGAAGCTTTCAAAGCTCAATTATTTTATCCCAATGACAAGTAGCATCGGGAATGAAAAACCAAAAGTTAAAGATTTGATTCAGGGTAAAACCTCTGAAAAAGGTATTGATAACAGTAGATTTTATTATCAAAAGTTCTGCTCTTATCTACTTTACAGAAAACAACATATTGGTCGGAATACAAAGCGAAATAATGGTGTTATCCTGAGGCTTGAAAATATTGTTTTTGATAAAGAAGAACTCTACTTCGTTATTCAAATTAGGAATAATTCTACTTTGGATTACGATTTGAATTTCTTGAACCTTTCCATTGAAACGCGACAAAAAGGAAAAAAGAAATCTTTACAGCGTCTGTATCAAGAACCGATTTACAAACACCATCTGCCTTCAAAAATTGCAGAAGGTAAGATGACAAGATTCGTTTACGTGTTGCCCAAATTTTCATTATCCAATGACCGAAGGGTGATTTTAGAATTGAACGAGAAAGATGGCGAACGAAATATTGATATGAAAATATCACACAGATATATCAATAACCCAAATTAA
- a CDS encoding type II toxin-antitoxin system HipA family toxin, with amino-acid sequence MATGKFDIYVFADWSALGKPTLVGVLSAHFAKGKKAFSFEYDKDWLKTDAQRLLDPDIDFYSGPQYPANKENFGIFLDSMPDTWGKTLMKRRAAQDARAKNEKAGTLYEIDYLLGVFDESRMGALRFKTELEGPFLDNDAHSPTPPWSSLGDLQEAAKQLESDDQSEAVRKWIAILIAPGSSLGGARPKANIFDTKKNLWIAKFPSKTDTIDKAAWEFLAYRLATAAGIHMADSKIEKISGQYHTFLTRRFDRDHGKRIHFASAMTMTGNTEDIIKESAPSYLEIVEFIENYGTDVSANLHQLWRRIVFNIAISNTDDHLRNHGFILTEKGWILSPAYDLNPSIEKGGLSLNIDMDDNALSFGLAKSVGEYFRLNNTEMETILNEVLTVVKDWKTVANRIGIKNLEIELMSSAFNV; translated from the coding sequence ATGGCAACAGGAAAATTTGACATATACGTATTTGCAGATTGGTCAGCTTTAGGGAAACCAACCTTGGTAGGCGTACTTTCCGCTCACTTTGCCAAAGGTAAAAAAGCATTCAGTTTTGAGTATGACAAGGATTGGTTAAAAACGGATGCACAAAGATTGTTAGACCCAGACATAGATTTTTACTCAGGTCCACAATATCCAGCTAACAAAGAGAATTTCGGTATCTTTCTCGACAGTATGCCAGACACTTGGGGTAAGACTTTAATGAAACGTAGGGCTGCTCAAGATGCTAGAGCAAAGAATGAAAAAGCAGGCACACTCTATGAAATAGATTACCTGCTCGGCGTTTTTGATGAAAGTAGAATGGGTGCTTTGCGCTTTAAAACTGAATTGGAAGGTCCTTTTTTAGATAACGATGCACATAGTCCAACACCACCGTGGTCATCGCTAGGAGATTTGCAGGAAGCTGCTAAACAACTAGAAAGTGATGACCAAAGTGAAGCCGTAAGAAAATGGATTGCTATATTAATAGCACCAGGTTCTTCTTTAGGAGGTGCGAGACCCAAGGCAAATATTTTTGACACAAAGAAGAACCTATGGATAGCAAAGTTCCCATCAAAGACAGATACAATAGATAAAGCTGCTTGGGAGTTTTTAGCCTATCGACTAGCCACTGCGGCAGGAATACATATGGCAGATTCTAAAATAGAAAAGATTAGCGGTCAGTATCACACGTTCCTAACTAGACGATTTGATAGAGACCATGGAAAACGCATTCACTTTGCTTCAGCTATGACTATGACTGGAAATACAGAAGATATTATAAAGGAATCTGCACCTAGTTATCTTGAAATTGTAGAGTTCATAGAAAATTATGGTACAGATGTATCAGCTAATTTACATCAACTTTGGCGGCGTATCGTATTTAACATAGCAATTTCTAATACGGATGACCATTTGCGAAATCACGGATTTATATTAACTGAAAAAGGTTGGATCTTATCGCCCGCCTATGATTTAAACCCCTCGATAGAAAAAGGTGGTTTATCTCTAAATATAGATATGGATGATAATGCTTTAAGCTTTGGTTTGGCTAAAAGTGTTGGCGAATATTTTAGGCTAAACAATACCGAAATGGAGACTATTTTAAATGAAGTATTAACTGTGGTCAAAGATTGGAAAACAGTTGCAAATAGAATCGGTATAAAAAATTTGGAGATAGAGTTGATGTCTAGTGCTTTTAATGTATAG
- a CDS encoding helix-turn-helix domain-containing protein, protein MNSKKAIVLPKYLKIFEQIGENVKLARKRRKLTTEQVSERAGIHRATLYRIEKGDPAVAIGLYFNVFRVLNLQDDFLKLAVDDEFGRKLQDLDLL, encoded by the coding sequence ATGAATTCTAAGAAAGCTATAGTTCTTCCTAAATATCTCAAAATTTTTGAGCAAATAGGAGAAAATGTAAAGCTTGCTCGTAAGCGAAGGAAGCTTACCACTGAGCAAGTTTCTGAACGTGCAGGTATTCATCGAGCTACCCTTTATCGTATTGAAAAGGGCGACCCAGCTGTGGCGATTGGTTTGTACTTTAATGTATTTAGGGTGCTCAATCTTCAAGATGATTTTCTAAAGTTAGCCGTGGATGATGAATTTGGCAGAAAACTGCAAGACCTTGATTTATTATAA
- a CDS encoding type IV secretory system conjugative DNA transfer family protein, which translates to MELQGITFTIGLILGMSLVFLSLFRISRYAFLINLILTLLCLGLLFKTNRFLMQWFIQLLYIGCPLLLINTVLYVFLHKEDETFDSNNKHQVHFKIKRGSFRINNIKRGASIIGSAGSGKTESVVFNFLQHFSKHKFSGVIHDYKNFEITEMAFPLFEKNEIDFKVISFDNIYDRVNPIAPRYMTNEESVNEVARVLIENLLEQRESGSIGTTKFFNDAAEGLIGGLIWKLRTSYPHFCTLPHLIAIYQFLDTDSLIAFLSSNTTSRAMADAFISGKDSDRQTAGVKSTLANALKKISTQHIFMALSSDDVPLDINSQEQPIIISVVNNPKYETAYSPIIATIIHTIIKQMSVRNSNASFLLMEEAPTIRLLNMHRIPATLRSYDIATIYVMQDKIQNDMMYGDKASKAILSNLSYQFFGKVNDPDTAKYYERFFEIVKKETTSVNRGHNLNFDTRITTGEREVAKIRADVFFRLKEGEFITFADGKDRKVQFKLPKIEKRLPTKQQNYSDADLQANFDRVYKEVKSIFKN; encoded by the coding sequence ATGGAATTACAAGGTATCACATTTACGATTGGGTTAATACTTGGAATGAGCTTGGTGTTTTTAAGTTTGTTTAGAATAAGTCGATATGCCTTTTTAATAAATCTTATTTTGACTTTGTTATGTCTAGGACTGCTTTTCAAAACAAATCGTTTTTTAATGCAATGGTTTATACAGCTACTTTATATTGGTTGTCCATTATTGCTTATCAACACAGTTTTGTATGTGTTTCTTCATAAAGAAGATGAAACTTTTGATTCTAATAATAAACACCAGGTCCATTTTAAAATAAAGCGAGGAAGTTTCAGAATTAATAACATAAAACGAGGCGCTTCAATTATTGGTTCTGCAGGAAGCGGAAAGACCGAGAGCGTTGTTTTTAATTTTCTTCAGCATTTTAGCAAGCACAAGTTTTCTGGTGTGATTCACGATTATAAAAACTTTGAAATCACAGAAATGGCATTCCCTTTATTTGAAAAGAATGAGATAGATTTTAAAGTCATTTCATTCGACAATATATATGACCGCGTAAATCCAATTGCACCAAGATATATGACCAATGAAGAAAGTGTAAATGAGGTTGCAAGAGTGCTTATTGAAAACCTTTTGGAACAAAGGGAATCCGGAAGTATAGGGACAACAAAATTCTTTAATGATGCAGCAGAAGGTTTAATTGGTGGTTTGATTTGGAAACTACGAACCTCATACCCGCACTTTTGTACGTTACCACATCTAATAGCCATTTATCAATTTCTGGACACAGACAGTCTGATTGCTTTTTTGAGTTCTAACACCACATCGAGAGCGATGGCAGATGCGTTTATTAGTGGTAAGGATTCCGACAGACAAACCGCTGGTGTAAAAAGTACTTTGGCCAATGCGCTCAAAAAGATAAGCACACAACACATTTTTATGGCATTGTCTTCAGATGATGTGCCTCTCGATATTAATAGCCAGGAACAACCCATAATTATTTCCGTAGTAAATAATCCAAAATATGAAACTGCATATTCACCAATAATCGCAACTATTATTCACACCATTATAAAACAAATGAGTGTGCGAAATTCAAATGCGTCGTTTCTTCTTATGGAAGAAGCGCCAACCATTCGATTATTAAATATGCACAGGATTCCAGCCACATTGCGAAGTTATGATATTGCCACGATTTACGTAATGCAAGACAAAATACAGAATGATATGATGTATGGAGATAAAGCGAGTAAAGCGATTTTGAGTAACCTATCCTACCAATTCTTCGGAAAGGTAAACGATCCTGATACCGCCAAATACTACGAGCGCTTTTTTGAAATCGTAAAGAAAGAAACCACAAGCGTCAATCGAGGACATAATCTTAATTTTGATACACGAATTACAACAGGCGAGCGAGAAGTTGCTAAAATTAGAGCTGATGTGTTTTTCAGATTAAAAGAAGGCGAGTTTATAACCTTTGCTGATGGAAAGGACAGAAAAGTACAGTTCAAACTTCCTAAAATAGAAAAGCGATTACCAACGAAACAACAGAACTATTCTGATGCCGATTTACAAGCTAATTTTGATAGGGTTTATAAAGAGGTTAAGTCTATTTTTAAAAATTGA
- the mobB gene encoding MobB family relaxase: MYITITAQKLGGDYSQSSADFAEYLEKENQGLEQEDIEHFFNQYGDEISAKEVVKEIDGNTAKLKKKEPKFYSITVSPSKYELKKLQNNSEDLKKYTRAIMNDYATSFNREINGKPITVDDIKYFAKIEHQRTFKGTDKQVKENQPFATKILQLKNEIRKIENHQLDGNIKKMKSQITKLEAEAPHQQNGKRIVQGMKKDGNQSHIHIIVSRKDASNSVSLSPGSKYKASEVEMHGKIVKRGFDRDSFFEKAENTFDKTFAYKRNYAESYKSKKDFIKNPKLYFTTLLGLPASEKAIAFKMLAKSGVPIMSIPTNQVQVALKTLRYLKRGVEVAIKSGSIGI; this comes from the coding sequence ATGTACATCACAATCACAGCTCAAAAATTAGGAGGAGATTATTCTCAAAGTTCTGCGGATTTTGCTGAGTATCTGGAGAAGGAAAATCAAGGTTTGGAGCAAGAAGATATTGAGCATTTTTTTAATCAATATGGCGATGAAATTAGTGCCAAAGAAGTAGTAAAGGAAATTGATGGAAATACCGCAAAACTCAAAAAGAAAGAGCCGAAATTTTATTCAATTACAGTTAGTCCCAGTAAATATGAATTGAAAAAATTGCAGAATAATTCCGAAGATTTAAAGAAATATACCAGAGCTATAATGAACGATTATGCAACGTCCTTCAATCGAGAAATTAATGGCAAACCGATAACCGTTGACGACATAAAATATTTTGCTAAAATTGAGCATCAAAGAACATTTAAAGGGACAGATAAACAGGTAAAAGAAAACCAACCTTTTGCAACTAAAATCCTTCAGCTAAAAAATGAAATTCGAAAAATAGAGAATCATCAATTAGATGGGAATATCAAAAAAATGAAATCCCAAATCACCAAACTTGAAGCCGAAGCACCACACCAACAAAATGGAAAACGGATCGTTCAAGGGATGAAAAAAGACGGTAACCAAAGTCATATTCATATCATCGTAAGCCGAAAGGATGCATCAAATTCTGTGAGCTTATCGCCAGGATCTAAATACAAAGCTTCGGAAGTTGAGATGCATGGTAAAATTGTAAAACGAGGGTTTGACAGAGATTCGTTTTTTGAGAAAGCGGAAAACACATTTGACAAAACTTTTGCTTATAAACGCAACTATGCAGAATCCTATAAGTCGAAGAAAGATTTTATAAAAAATCCCAAGCTCTACTTTACAACATTGTTGGGATTGCCAGCAAGTGAGAAAGCGATAGCTTTTAAAATGCTCGCAAAATCTGGAGTACCAATAATGAGTATTCCAACTAATCAAGTTCAAGTTGCCTTAAAAACATTGAGATATTTAAAACGTGGTGTAGAAGTGGCAATTAAATCGGGTTCAATAGGTATATAA
- a CDS encoding BfmA/BtgA family mobilization protein has product MDKGFEKERFEKLGIKVSVADRFRKFCKKMSKSQSMTLLMMLDFFEENGISPNETLGPNMQTLESEIKKRINAVIAIIKDIEKHHDKPTTAMLQSLFMELEPKQKKLILEKDLKEKKVQFAEKLDPNNQL; this is encoded by the coding sequence ATGGATAAAGGATTTGAAAAAGAGCGATTTGAGAAGCTAGGAATTAAGGTTTCTGTAGCAGACAGATTTCGAAAATTTTGCAAGAAAATGTCTAAATCCCAATCGATGACATTACTTATGATGCTTGACTTTTTTGAAGAAAATGGTATTTCGCCAAACGAAACTTTAGGTCCGAATATGCAAACTTTAGAGAGTGAAATCAAGAAACGAATCAATGCGGTAATTGCCATTATAAAGGACATCGAAAAGCACCATGACAAACCCACAACAGCGATGTTACAATCCTTGTTTATGGAGTTAGAACCCAAACAAAAAAAGCTGATTTTGGAGAAAGACCTCAAAGAAAAGAAAGTGCAGTTTGCAGAAAAATTAGATCCTAATAATCAATTATAA